The Lucilia cuprina isolate Lc7/37 chromosome 5, ASM2204524v1, whole genome shotgun sequence genome includes a window with the following:
- the LOC111677672 gene encoding DNA-directed RNA polymerase II subunit RPB9 codes for MSLSFEAASNEGPGYVGIRFCQECNNMLYPKEDKESKILMYACRNCDYRQEADSNCIYVNKIMHEIDELTHICPDVISDPTLPRTEDHECPKCGHRESVFFQAQTRRAEEEMRLYYVCTNQNCTHRWTE; via the coding sequence ATGTCTTTATCATTTGAAGCTGCCTCTAACGAAGGACCCGGCTATGTTGGTATTCGCTTTTGTCAAGAATGCAACAACATGTTGTATCCCAAGGAGGATAAGGAGAGTAAAATCCTAATGTATGCCTGTCGTAATTGTGACTATCGTCAGGAAGCCGATTCCAATTGTATTTATGTGAATAAAATTATGCACGAAATCGATGAATTAACTCATATTTGCCCCGATGTCATCTCGGATCCCACTTTGCCACGCACCGAAGATCATGAGTGCCCTAAGTGTGGTCATCGTGAGTCGGTATTTTTCCAGGCTCAAACTCGACGCGCTGAAGAGGAAATGAGATTGTACTATGTTTGTACCAATCAAAATTGTACCCATCGTTGGACTGAGTAA